Proteins encoded within one genomic window of Raphanus sativus cultivar WK10039 unplaced genomic scaffold, ASM80110v3 Scaffold0701, whole genome shotgun sequence:
- the LOC130502830 gene encoding putative F-box protein At3g20705, whose protein sequence is MMIFNLPRDLLEEILARVPVKSIRAVRSTCKNWNVISKDERFANKHIGKAAAREKQYLIIGDSMDYLSSVKLYETHNKKFGLSINGKAISIARDHSDQTLYISEVFLSNGLLLYVCRNTTSISRLLLWNPYWGKIRWIECPVYRSFEILAFGCDKSCGSHKILRLSKDNPDNHMMDIYDLSSDSWRTVDVAFDKNVGSSEPGLSLKGNTFWCASDNESKDYFLHCFDFTRERFGPRLPLPPSSYSRYCVFLSSVKEEKLAVLFSPWSTFGFDIWVTNKIEDPYVVSWSRFFKVETEKTIQDIDRGFRSGYFFIDEEKKITVVFDIYGVTDRSYICSVESGHFRKVNLRPLSGAFQLVGCYVPSSVQI, encoded by the coding sequence ATGATGATATTTAATCTTCCTAGGGATCTGCTGGAGGAGATTCTCGCTAGGGTTCCGGTGAAATCTATAAGAGCAGTGCGATCTACATGCAAAAACTGGAACGTTATATCTAAAGATGAGAGATTTGCCAATAAGCACATTGGCAAAGCAGCAGCAAGAGAAAAGCAGTACCTTATAATTGGGGATTCCATGGATTATTTGAGTAGCGTCAAGCTCTATGAAACTCACAATAAAAAGTTTGGTTTATCCATAAACGGTAAAGCTATAAGTATTGCACGAGACCATTCAGATCAAACACTCTATATATCTGAAGTCTTTCTCTCCAATGGTTTACTGCTATATGTATGCAGAAACACCACAAGCATCAGTAGGCTTTTGCTTTGGAACCCTTATTGGGGGAAAATAAGATGGATCGAATGCCCAGTATATCGTTCGTTTGAAATTTTGGCATTTGGGTGTGACAAATCTTGTGGTAGCCACAAGATTTTGAGGTTAAGCAAAGATAACCCTGACAACCACATGATGGACATCTACGATTTGAGCTCTGATTCATGGAGGACTGTTGATGTAGCTTTTGACAAGAATGTGGGGTCTTCTGAACCTGGCTTGTCTTTGAAGGGAAATACTTTTTGGTGTGCTAGCGATAATGAATCCAAAGATTATTTCTTACACTGTTTTGATTTTACAAGAGAGAGGTTTGGACCACGTCTACCTCTGCCTCCGTCCTCTTACTCTAGATATTGTGTTTTTCTATCTTCGGTTAAAGAAGAGAAGCTTGCTGTGTTATTTTCACCATGGAGTACTTTTGGGTTTGATATTTGGGTTACAAATAAGATTGAAGATCCCTACGTGGTTTCGTGGAGCAGATTCTTCAAAGTTGAAACTGAAAAAACGATACAAGACATTGATCGTGGTTTTAGGTCTGGCTACTTTTTTATTGACGAGGAGAAGAAGATCACTGTGGTTTTTGATATATATGGCGTAACTGACAGATCATACATCTGTAGTGTGGAGAGTGGTCATTTCAGAAAAGTAAATCTCAGACCATTATCAGGAGCTTTCCAACTTGTGGGATGTTATGTTCCAAGCTCTGTGCAAATTTAA
- the LOC108807725 gene encoding putative F-box protein At3g20705, which yields MRMTNLPRDLVEKILSRVPVKTIPAVRSTCKNWNLISKDERFANKHIENAATAAAREKEFLMITTGDTMVYLVRFNLYETCNKNFDVSINRTCISIPREHLQFSDETLVRSQVLVSSGLLICVWRNIKSKLLVWNPYWGKPRWIDCPTMYCSYERFAFGYDTSCGRHKILRFSSDKPNRHVEIYDLSFDSWRTVDAPSRRNIIEYIVPGLSLKGNTYWYARDSESRYGLSCFDFTRERFGPHLPLPPCSYSNYYAVSLSSVKEEKLAVLFASMYPSLGLDIWVTNKIEPYEVSWSKFFRVEARQHIDHCVKSGHFFIDEEKKVVVVFDRHNNAWVISGESGHFRKVDLRQYSEAFDLVGCYVPSSVQT from the coding sequence ATGAGAATGACCAATCTTCCAAGGGATTTGGTGGAGAAGATCCTCTCTAGGGTCCCGGTGAAAACTATACCAGCAGTGCGATCTACTTGCAAAAACTGGAATCTTATATCTAAAGATGAGAGATTTGCCAATAAGCACATTGAAAATgcagcaacagcagcagcaaGAGAAAAGGAGTTTCTGATGATCACGACGGGGGATACCATGGTTTACTTGGTTAGGTTCAATCTCTATGAAACTTGCAACAAAAACTTCGATGTATCCATAAACCGTACATGTATAAGTATTCCACGAGAACATTTACAGTTTTCAGATGAAACACTCGTTAGAAGTCAAGTTCTTGTCTCCAGCGGTTTACTGATATGTGTATGGAGAAACATCAAAAGCAAGCTCTTGGTTTGGAACCCGTATTGGGGAAAACCAAGATGGATAGATTGCCCAACTATGTATTGTTCGTATGAAAGGTTTGCTTTCGGCTATGATACATCTTGTGGTAGGCACAAGATCTTGAGGTTTAGCAGTGACAAACCCAACAGGCACGTGGAAATCTATGATTTGAGCTTTGACTCATGGAGGACTGTTGACGCACCTTCGCGCAGGAATATAATAGAGTACATTGTGCCTGGCTTGTCTTTGAAGGGGAATACTTATTGGTATGCTAGAGATTCTGAATCAAGATATGGTTTAAGCTGTTTTGATTTTACAAGAGAGAGATTTGGACCGCATCTGCCCCTACCTCCGTGCTCTTACTCTAATTACTATGCTGTTTCTCTATCTTCGGTTAAAGAGGAGAAGCTTGCAGTGTTATTTGCCTCAATGTATCCTAGTCTTGGGCTTGATATTTGGGTAACGAATAAGATCGAACCCTACGAGGTGTCCTGGAGCAAATTCTTCAGAGTTGAAGCGAGGCAACACATTGATCATTGTGTTAAGTCTGGCCATTTTTTTATTGACGAGGAGAAGAAGGTCGTTGTCGTTTTTGATAGACATAACAATGCATGGGTCATTAGTGGGGAGAGTGGTCATTTCAGAAAAGTTGATCTCAGACAATACTCAGAAGCTTTCGATCTTGTCGGCTGTTATGTTCCAAGCTCCGTGCAAACCTAG
- the LOC130494441 gene encoding putative F-box protein At3g20705 — protein sequence MTMTINDLPQDLVEEILCRVPVKSIGVVRSTCKNWNVLSKDERFANKHIDRAAAAAREKEYLIITAGGSMDYLTSVNLYETRNKNFDLSINRKGISIEREHSEEIVFISQAFFSNGLLLCVWRNNENRLLVWNPYWGKRRWIECPPHCLNERFAFGYDRSCGSHKILRFSNDNPRMEIFYLRSDSWRTYDASFNRNTIKYNEPGMSLKGNTYWYVTDYESEDGFLHCFDFTRESFGPRLPLPPCSHSFHTV from the coding sequence ATGACGATGACAATTAACGATCTTCCACAAGATTTGGTGGAGGAGATACTCTGCAGGGTTCCGGTGAAATCTATCGGAGTAGTGCGGTCTACTTGCAAAAACTGGAACGTTTTATCCAAAGATGAGAGATTTGCCAATAAGCACATTGACAGAGCAGCAGCTGCAGCAAGAGAAAAGGAGTACCTTATAATCACTGCGGGGGGTTCCATGGATTATTTGACTAGCGTCAATCTCTATGAAACTCGCaacaaaaactttgatttatcCATAAACCGTAAAGGAATAAGTATTGAACGAGAACATTCAGAGGAAATAGTCTTTATATCTCAAGCCTTTTTCTCCAATGGTTTATTGCTCTGTGTATGGAGAAACAACGAAAATAGGCTTTTGGTTTGGAACCCTTATTGGGGGAAAAGAAGATGGATCGAATGCCCACCACACTGTTTGAATGAAAGGTTTGCTTTCGGCTATGATAGATCTTGTGGTAGCCACAAAATCTTGAGGTTCAGCAATGATAACCCCCGCATGGAAATCTTCTATTTGAGGTCTGATTCATGGAGGACTTATGATGCCTCTTTTAACAGAAATACAATAAAGTATAATGAACCTGGCATGTCTCTGAAGGGAAACACTTATTGGTATGTTACAGATTATGAATCAGAAGATGGTTTCTTACACTGTTTTGATTTTACAAGAGAGAGTTTTGGACCGCGTCTGCCTCTACCTCCATGCTCTCACTCCTTTCATACTGTTTGA